GTCCCCTCGATGATTTTCAGGAGCGCCTGCTGAACACCCTCGCCGGAGACGTCCCGGGTTATCGAGGGGTTGTCGGCCTTGCGCCCGATTTTGTCTATCTCGTCTATGTAAATGATGCCGCGCTGGGCCCGCTCGAGGTCGTAGTCGGCCATCTGTAAAAGTTTCAGCACGATGTTCTCCACGTCCTCGCCCACGTAGCCCGCCTCGGTGAGGGTGGTGGCGTCGGTGAGGGCGAAGGGAACGTCGAGCACCCGGGCCAGGGTCTTCGCCAGGAGCGTCTTGCCCGTCCCCGTGGGGCCGACGAGGAGGATATTCGACTTCTCCAGCTCGACATCCGAGGCGTCCAGGGGCTCGCCCAAGTTGTGGGCGATGCGCCGGTAGTGGTTGTACACGGCCACGGCGAGGATTTTCTTCACCCGGTCGTGGCCGATGACGTAATTGTCCAGGCGTGCCCGAATCTCTTTGGGATTCGGAACCTCTTTCAGGGTTTCCTTCAGATCGGCGGGGGTGCGCCGGAGCGCGTCGGCCGAAATCTCGACGCACTCGTTGCAGATGTTGGCGTTGGGCCCCAGGATGAGACGACCCACCTCGGCCTGAGTCCGTCCGCAGAAGCTGCACCGGAGCTCTTTATCCGTGTCCATCGGCGGTTTCTCCCACGGGGGAATAACCCACTACGGTTATTTTCCGTAGGGGCGGCCCGTAGGACGAGTCCTCTGTGGCCGCCCGCGAATGATAACCATCGGCCTTTTCGGGCGGGGACGGAGCCCCGCCCCTACATTGCTTTATATCTCCCGGCGCTCCAGAATCTTGTCCACCAGACCGTACTTGACCGCCTCGTCGGCGGGGATGAAGTTGTCCCGGTCCGAGTCGCCCATGATTTTCTTCACGGTCTGGCCGGTATGCCGGGCCAGTATCTCTATCAGGCGGGTCTTGAGGCGCTGGACCTCCTTGGCGTGAATCTCGATGTCCGACGCCTGGCCCTCGTAGCCGCCCATGGGCTGGTGGATCAAAAGGGTCGAGTTGGGCAGGGCGTAGCGCTTGCCCTTGGTCCCCCCGGCCGCCAGCACCGCGGCCATGCTCGCCGCCTGCCCGATGACGTAGGTGGCCACGTCGGGCCGGATGAACTGCATGGTGTCGTAGATGGCCAGCCCCGAGGTGATGAACCCCCCGGGCGAGTTCACGTAGAGCGAGATGTCCTTGGTCGAGTCGTCCTGCTCCAGGAACAGAAGCTGGGCGATGACCAGGTTGGCCACGTTGTCGTCTATGGGGGTTCCGAGGAAGATAATCCGCTCGCGCAGGAGGCGCGAGTAGATGTCGTAGGCCCGCTCGGTGCGCCCCGACTGCTCGATGACGATGGGTATCAGGCTCATCCGACCACCTCGTTCCCGGGTTGATGCGATACGCTTATCTTTCGCAAGCGATTATAACATCAAACGCATGGGCGTTGAGCGGAGGCCATTAATCACATAAATCGCTCGGATTATAGGAAATTAATTTCCCTTCACCCCCTTCACCGAGCTTTTTTATGCTATACTCCTTATGCACAAGAACGTATTTTCCTTCTCACTATTCGTATTATTAATATCCAGTGTAACTTCGCACTTGACCAAGGGATAGCAGTTTAAGGAGGCACGATGCGCCTGGTTGCGTTACTCTTGATCCTCGCCACGGTGAGCGCCTTCGCGGAAGCCCTCCCCCCCGACAGGATCATCGCTGATTTCGAGGCGGGGAAGCTCGCCCGTTACGAGGAGCTCCTCTACCTCGTGAAGTACATCCGAGCCTACGACGAGCTGCCGGCGGAGTACCTGAACACCGAGGACGTGGTCATACCCTCGTACACGCCCTACCTCTGGTACGTGGTGGACCACCTCGATGAGCTTTCTCCGGCCCAGCAACAGGACATCTCCAGCTACATGTACCGTCCGCCGCAGTCGGGTTATCGTCAGTCCAGCCAGTACCCCATCCGCTTCCACTGGTTCCAGAGCGGGCAGGAGGATTACGTGGACAAGGGGCTGGGTTACCTCAACTACTCCTGGCACTTCGAGACGGACGCCGACAACCCCGACCGGCTGTGGGCGCCGCCGCCCGACCTGGGCATGGGCGGGAGCAACGACTACGATTACTACCTGGAGGACATCGGCGGCAACGTGTTGGGCTACACCTCGGCCGAGTTCCCCTACACTCCCACGCCCCGCTACGACTACACAACTTGGATCGCCGTGGACATCAACCTGTCGGACAGCCTGTACCGTTCGACGGTGTGCCACGAACTGGCCCACGCGATTCAGTACGGCGCGGACGCGGCCGAGGAAAGGATGATGGAGGCGGGCGCCGTCTACCACGAGGACGTCGTCTACCCCGGCTCCGGCCACGACTACAGCATCATCGGCGACTTCCAGGGCAACCCCTACCATACCCTCGTCTTCTCCTCGGGCCTGTGGATGTACGGGGCGTGGATTTGGTACAAGTTCCTGGAAATCAACTACTTCGACGAGGACGGCTACTGGTACGACGACATGTACCGGGACAGCATCCAAACCAACCCATACAACGACCCGAGCATCTACGAGACGCTCGCGGACCAGTTGGCCGACGAGGGAACGAACCTGGCCGACGCCTTCCACCTGTTCGGCATCTGGCGCGTGTTCACCGGGACCTACACGGACGACTATCACTGGCCGGTGCCCATCACCACCAACCTTGCCCACGCCTGGAGCCATCAGGTGAGCGAATACCCCCTGGAGGACGTCTCGGTGCCCGACGCCCGGTTGCCCCAGAAGATGGCGACGAACCTCATCTGGTTCTCCACCAACACCGAGCACGAGATGTTCGCCATCTCCTTCGACGGCCAGAACGAGGTCGGTGACGAGCACCGCGTGTGGATGGTCTCCGTGCTGGGCGTCCGGCGTGACTTGGGCGAGCCCGACGTCTGGGAGATGAACGTGGACAACGAGTACAACTACGGCTCTATCGTCATCAGCGACTGGTCGCCCTACCTGAAGATCGCCATGCTCATCACCCAGTACGGCGACGGCAACCTGGATCCCGACGACAACGAATCGAGCATGTGGACCCGCGTCGGCACCTACACCTACAGCGCGTGGATAACCGACGTGGGGGCCGATGTGGCCGACCTCGCCGGCCGGGCGGTGGACGAGGGGGTGCTCCTGACTTGGCGGGCAGAGGGCGACATCGCCGGCTACAACGTTTACCGGGGGACGGAGCGGTTGAACACCTCGACCCTGGATTCCGCCGCGGTGAGCTACCTGGACCGCGACGCCGCGGGCGGGGAGTACTACCTGGGCTTGGTTGACCCGGTCGGGGTGGAGGTGCGCTACGGGCCGGTCACGGTTGACCCCGCCGATTCCGGCTCCCGCTCGATGAAGCTGGAGCAGAACTTCCCCAGCCCGGTCGCGGGAACGACGACCATCCGCTTCGCGCTGGCCGAGGCGGGCCCGGTGGAGATCTCGGTGTACGACCTGTCCGGGCGGCTGGTGGATACCATCGTTGACGGCGAGCTGGAGGCCGGTCCGCACGCCTGCGTGTGGGATGCCTCTGACCGCGCCGACGGAGTGTACCTCTACACCTTGACGACCCCCGACGGCAGCCTGACCCGCCGCCTGGTGGTCGCGCGCTAGTCCGTAGTGATTCGTCCGTCGTGAGGAGCCGACAGGCTCCTCTTTTTTTACGGGGAACCCGGCCCGGCTTGGGTTCCGAAGGCGGTCGTCCGTACCCGCGGCCGTGTGTTAAAATTCGGACGACGTGGACAAAGCCGACATCATCGTCGTGGGCGCGGGGCACGCCGGCGTCGAGGCCGCCCTGGCCGCGGCCCGTCTGGGCGCCCGGGTCCTTCTGGTCAACACCGACCTGGAGGACGTGGCGGGTATGCCCTGCAATCCCAGCGTGGGCGGCGTCGGGAAGGGGCACCTCGTCCGGGAGATAGACTCCCTGGGCGGCGCGATGGGCCGACTGGCCGACGGCTCCAGCGTGGGCACCCGGATGCTCAACACCAGCCGGGGGGCCGCCGTCCGGGCGCCGAGGGCCCAGTGCGACCGGCGCTTGTACCGGAAGGCCGCCCGGAACCTGCTCTTCTCCACCCCCGGCGTCCGACCCTTCCAGGGCCACGTCGCGGAGCTGTTGACCGACGGCGAGTCGGTCCGGGGCGTCCGGCTTGAGTCGGGCGTCGAACTCCTGGCTCCGGCGGTGGTTCTCTGTACCGGAACCTTCCTCGGGGGGGAGATATTCGTCGGGCTCGACAGCTTCCCCGGCGGCCGGGACAACGCCCGCCCCGCGGAGGCCCTCTCCCGGAGTCTCGTAAAGGCCGGAGTTCGTCTGGTGCGGCTGAAGACCGGCACCTCGCCACGCCTGGACGCCGCCACGGTGGACACCGATTGTCTGGCCCGTCAGGACCCCGACGACCCACCGCCGCGCTTCAGCTTCACCGGTCCCCCGCCGCCGGGACCTTTTCTCCCCTGCTACGTCACGTACACCGGCGAAGCGGCGCACGGGGCGATTCGCGCCGGGCTCGACCGCAGCCCGCTCTTCAGCGGTCTCATCCAGGGTGTCGGGCCCCGTTACTGCCCCTCCATCGAGGACAAGGTGGTCCGCTTCCCGCACCGCGAATCCCACCAGCTCTTCCTGGAGCCCACGGGCGCGGACGGTGACGAGTATTACGTGGCCGGGCTGGCCACCAGCCTGCCCTACGACGTGCAGACGCGCGTACTGGCCGCCATCCCCGGCCTGGAGCGGGCGCTGATTACCCGCCCCGGTTACGCCGTGGTGTACGACTGCGTCGAGCCGAATCAGCTCCGCGGGAGCCTGGCGGTGGAAGGCGTGGAGGGGCTCTACGCGGCGGGGCAGGCCTGCGGCAGCTCGGGGTACGAGGAGGCGGCGGCCCAGGGGCTCGTCGCCGGGGTGAACGCCGTTCTCGCCCTGGACGGCCGGGGGCCCTTCCTCCTGCGACGGGACCAGGCCTACATCGGCGTACTGGTGGACGACCTCGTCCACCGCTGGGGGTCGGAGCCGTACCGCATCTTCACCGCCCGGGCGGAGCACCGGCTGCTCCTGCGCTCCGATAACGCCGACGAGCGCCTGACGGCCTTGGGGGCGGAGCTGGGTCTGGTGGACAAACCGGCGGCGCGTCGGACCGCGTTAAAATACCGCTGGCGGGACGAGCTGGTACGCTGGGCCGGGACGCGCCGGTTGAAGAGGGCCGACGTGGAGCGGTTCGGACTCGTCGGATTGGATGGCGCGACTGCGGCCGAGCTCATCCTCCGCGGCGGGGAGGGCTGCACCGCCCGCATTCGGGAGCTGACTCTGGGCGACGACTCGCTGCCGCGGGACCTCGTCTTCGACCTGGAAACGGGCGGCCTGGCGGCGGAGGCGCTGGAGGTGGCGCTGGTGGACGTCCGCTACGCCGGGTACCTGGAGAAGGAACGGGACTCATCGGAGCGGCGGACCGCCCTCGGGCGCCTCGTCATCCCCGAGGGGCTGGACTACCGGCGCGTCCTGGGGCTCAGGCGGGAGGCGGCGGAACGGCTGGAAAAAAACCGACCCCGGTCGGTGGCCGAGGCGGGCTCCCTGCCCGGGGTGAACCCGCCCGACGTAACCTGCCTGGTGAGCCACCTCCGGCGCCGGTCGAACGTGCACAGCGATGGCTGAGCGGGAAAAAAGCAGAAAGACGGGGCCGGGGAGCTAGCCGAATTGAAACTACGGAAGGTTTAGAGGGTGGCGTGTACGACGTAACCGCCAGGTTCTACGATAAAATCTACGCCTTCAAGGACTACCAAGCCGAGGCGGAGCGGCTGCTGGGTTTCATCCGCGGGCTCCGACCGAAACCCGGCGGGCGGCTCCTGGACGTGGCCTGCGGCACGGGAGCCCACGTGGTCCATCTGCGCGGGCATTACGAGGTCGAGGGGCTGGACCTCTCGGCCGTCATGTTGGAGGCCGCGCGGAAGAAACTGCCCGGGGTGGCCTTCCACGAGGCGGACATGACCGACTTCGAGCTCGGCCGCCGCTTCGACGTGGTGACCTGCCTCTTCAGCTCCATCGGCTACGTGGTGACCGGGGACGCGCTGCACCGGGCGGTGGGCTGCATGGCGCGCCACCTGGTTCCGGACGGTGTGCTGGCCCTCGAGCCCTGGTTCACCCCGGCGACGTGGAGGCAGGGCACCGTCCACCTGTTGACCGTGGACGAGCCGGAGCTGAAAATCGCGCGGGCGAGCACCAGCTTCTCCGAGGGGCGGCTGTCGTACTTCGATCTGCACTACCTCGTCGCCACTCCCGGTGGGACCGAGCACTGCGTGGAGCGGCACGAGATGGGGCTCTTCGAGCGGGAGGAAATCGTCGGCGCGCTCAGGGCCGCGGGGCTGGAGCCGTCCTACGACGCCGAGGGCCTCGACGGCCGGGGCCTGCACCTGGGGCTGAAAAGGTAGGAGGGAACGATGAAGCAAAAAATGACATCGAATAAGGTTTTCATCATCCTTGTACTCGGGCTCGCTTGGCTCGGGTGTGAGGTTCCGAGCGCCCCGTTGGAGAACGTCGGCGATGAGATGCGGTTGACGAACGACCCGGGGCCGAACCGGGACCCGTTCTGGTACACCGAGGGAGACCCGGAAACCCTGGAAGGTAGCCAGATTTGCTACCACGACGGTCGAACGATTTACCTTTACGACTGGGACAGCGGTGCCATTAGCGAGCTATACACCGCGCCGGAGGGGTACGAAATCACCACGCTCGATAAAATCATGTTTTGGTGTCACGGACAGGGTTACGCTTTTGCTCTCCATGGCGAGGGGCAGACGGTGGTAATAGCCATCATGAACGATGAATTAGAAGTAGAGCTTCTCCGCGATTCCGGTCCTCCCATTGAATCATTTTTCGTCAACTACTGCGATGAGGATGACATGTGGAATGAGAACAACTTTGCTCTCGTTATTTCACGCAATCAAAACATATACGTCCTCTATACCGATGGTTCGGATGATGATTCGAGGTACGCCGTTTATATTTGTGATGGCTATGACGTTAGTAATTATGGAGATATGTCGTTTTTTATAAGAGGAGAAGGAGTAAGCACATCTATTTGGGAATTTACATTTCTTACCTATAACTTGATTTTACGTTTAGATGACGGACATCTTAATAGCTATCCCCTTAGTACCCTGTGTGTTACGGATAGGGGTGATACGAGAGATATCTGGAATTATTTCTTAGATTATCGAGTAACGTCCAATGAGGGTGAAGAGAAGGAATTAGATATAAATGGTCACTATGTAGTTTTTAACCGGATTAACGATGGTCAAAGTGACCTTTACGTGGCAAGGTGGGTAAAACAATAAACCGGCGAAAGCCCTGAACCGGACGGGCCATGCTCGAAACGCTCTGGCAAAACTTCCTCCAATCGCTCTACATCCACCTGCCCTTCGCCCTCCTGGCGTTCATCCTCCGGTGGGTGAGCCTCTCCGGTTTCCTCGGCGGCTTAGGGATAGGCTGGCTGGTCTTTTTGGGCCTGGGCTGGCGCGGGTGGGTGGTGCTGGCCTTCTTCTTCGCCCTGGGAACCCTGGTCACCAGGCTGGGGTATAAAAAAAAGGAAGCCC
This bacterium DNA region includes the following protein-coding sequences:
- the clpP gene encoding ATP-dependent Clp endopeptidase proteolytic subunit ClpP; this translates as MSLIPIVIEQSGRTERAYDIYSRLLRERIIFLGTPIDDNVANLVIAQLLFLEQDDSTKDISLYVNSPGGFITSGLAIYDTMQFIRPDVATYVIGQAASMAAVLAAGGTKGKRYALPNSTLLIHQPMGGYEGQASDIEIHAKEVQRLKTRLIEILARHTGQTVKKIMGDSDRDNFIPADEAVKYGLVDKILERREI
- a CDS encoding T9SS type A sorting domain-containing protein; translated protein: MRLVALLLILATVSAFAEALPPDRIIADFEAGKLARYEELLYLVKYIRAYDELPAEYLNTEDVVIPSYTPYLWYVVDHLDELSPAQQQDISSYMYRPPQSGYRQSSQYPIRFHWFQSGQEDYVDKGLGYLNYSWHFETDADNPDRLWAPPPDLGMGGSNDYDYYLEDIGGNVLGYTSAEFPYTPTPRYDYTTWIAVDINLSDSLYRSTVCHELAHAIQYGADAAEERMMEAGAVYHEDVVYPGSGHDYSIIGDFQGNPYHTLVFSSGLWMYGAWIWYKFLEINYFDEDGYWYDDMYRDSIQTNPYNDPSIYETLADQLADEGTNLADAFHLFGIWRVFTGTYTDDYHWPVPITTNLAHAWSHQVSEYPLEDVSVPDARLPQKMATNLIWFSTNTEHEMFAISFDGQNEVGDEHRVWMVSVLGVRRDLGEPDVWEMNVDNEYNYGSIVISDWSPYLKIAMLITQYGDGNLDPDDNESSMWTRVGTYTYSAWITDVGADVADLAGRAVDEGVLLTWRAEGDIAGYNVYRGTERLNTSTLDSAAVSYLDRDAAGGEYYLGLVDPVGVEVRYGPVTVDPADSGSRSMKLEQNFPSPVAGTTTIRFALAEAGPVEISVYDLSGRLVDTIVDGELEAGPHACVWDASDRADGVYLYTLTTPDGSLTRRLVVAR
- a CDS encoding class I SAM-dependent methyltransferase, which produces MYDVTARFYDKIYAFKDYQAEAERLLGFIRGLRPKPGGRLLDVACGTGAHVVHLRGHYEVEGLDLSAVMLEAARKKLPGVAFHEADMTDFELGRRFDVVTCLFSSIGYVVTGDALHRAVGCMARHLVPDGVLALEPWFTPATWRQGTVHLLTVDEPELKIARASTSFSEGRLSYFDLHYLVATPGGTEHCVERHEMGLFEREEIVGALRAAGLEPSYDAEGLDGRGLHLGLKR
- the clpX gene encoding ATP-dependent Clp protease ATP-binding subunit ClpX codes for the protein MDTDKELRCSFCGRTQAEVGRLILGPNANICNECVEISADALRRTPADLKETLKEVPNPKEIRARLDNYVIGHDRVKKILAVAVYNHYRRIAHNLGEPLDASDVELEKSNILLVGPTGTGKTLLAKTLARVLDVPFALTDATTLTEAGYVGEDVENIVLKLLQMADYDLERAQRGIIYIDEIDKIGRKADNPSITRDVSGEGVQQALLKIIEGTEAAVPPQGGRKHPQQEYIRVDTTDILFICGGMFDGLDDIVGRRVGQQILGFTETPKEDRREVVRGARIEPEDLIKYGLIPELVGRLPVVARLDPLTEDQLVAILTEPKNALVRQYQKLFELDDVRLTFTPAALKEVAAEALGRKVGARGLRAILEEVMLDAFYELPAPVEEVKITPRIIRERLNPVKEAQRRPAGMKQASASPNEAA
- the mnmG gene encoding tRNA uridine-5-carboxymethylaminomethyl(34) synthesis enzyme MnmG, yielding MDKADIIVVGAGHAGVEAALAAARLGARVLLVNTDLEDVAGMPCNPSVGGVGKGHLVREIDSLGGAMGRLADGSSVGTRMLNTSRGAAVRAPRAQCDRRLYRKAARNLLFSTPGVRPFQGHVAELLTDGESVRGVRLESGVELLAPAVVLCTGTFLGGEIFVGLDSFPGGRDNARPAEALSRSLVKAGVRLVRLKTGTSPRLDAATVDTDCLARQDPDDPPPRFSFTGPPPPGPFLPCYVTYTGEAAHGAIRAGLDRSPLFSGLIQGVGPRYCPSIEDKVVRFPHRESHQLFLEPTGADGDEYYVAGLATSLPYDVQTRVLAAIPGLERALITRPGYAVVYDCVEPNQLRGSLAVEGVEGLYAAGQACGSSGYEEAAAQGLVAGVNAVLALDGRGPFLLRRDQAYIGVLVDDLVHRWGSEPYRIFTARAEHRLLLRSDNADERLTALGAELGLVDKPAARRTALKYRWRDELVRWAGTRRLKRADVERFGLVGLDGATAAELILRGGEGCTARIRELTLGDDSLPRDLVFDLETGGLAAEALEVALVDVRYAGYLEKERDSSERRTALGRLVIPEGLDYRRVLGLRREAAERLEKNRPRSVAEAGSLPGVNPPDVTCLVSHLRRRSNVHSDG